A window from Heteronotia binoei isolate CCM8104 ecotype False Entrance Well chromosome 15, APGP_CSIRO_Hbin_v1, whole genome shotgun sequence encodes these proteins:
- the LOC132584306 gene encoding histone H4 yields the protein MSGRGKGGKGLGKGGAKRHRKVLRDNIQGITKPAIRRLARRGGVKRISGLIYEETRGVLKVFLENVIRDAVTYTEHAKRKTVTAMDVVYALKRQGRTLYGFGG from the coding sequence ATGTCTGGGCGCGGCAAAGGAGGCAAAGGGCTTGGGAAGGGAGGCGCCAAGAGGCACCGCAAGGTTCTCCGCGACAACATCCAGGGGATCACCAAGCCCGCCATCCGCCGCCTTGCTCGCCGCGGAGGAGTGAAGCGCATTTCGGGCTTGATCTACGAGGAGACCCGCGGGGTGCTGAAGGTCTTCCTGGAGAACGTGATCCGCGACGCCGTGACTTACACCGAACACGCCAAGAGGAAGACAGTGACCGCCATGGATGTGGTCTACGCGCTCAAGCGCCAGGGGCGCACCCTCTACGGCTTCGGGGGCTGA